A part of Methanocalculus alkaliphilus genomic DNA contains:
- a CDS encoding nitrogenase component 1 codes for MILNHSHTDISRNEGCTLTGALSVTCFLQDAVTVIHGPAGCTHHNASLLHASLAENDCSDIPLLVSSNVSEEEVIFGGEGALMQAIRSAESYNPSLICVISTCIADTIGDDTAAVCRERRGIPVVHIPGSGFLGGGFSDGIHNALMRLMDLSSPDISSPDDSMMIVGEKNLEYEAEENYAEVSRLLSLLEIDSGLRFVRRMPANDCSRISSARYAILRDPSLYPIGSALSSRFGTGIISGFPIGLEGSLRFLRQAGEVTGIDSYAAIRDEEGMQEDLVASFSDLRGIPVSINTSLADPGVLGAARTVMNSIGMVEEEPGIPIPLPFDPPVGTTGIRRMLQSWRRCISRA; via the coding sequence ATGATCTTGAATCACTCGCATACCGATATCTCAAGGAATGAAGGGTGCACACTAACCGGTGCCCTCTCCGTCACCTGTTTTCTGCAGGATGCCGTCACGGTGATACATGGCCCGGCCGGCTGCACCCATCATAACGCCTCCCTTCTCCATGCGTCACTGGCCGAGAACGACTGCTCTGATATACCCCTCCTTGTATCAAGCAATGTCAGCGAAGAGGAGGTGATCTTCGGTGGTGAAGGGGCATTGATGCAGGCGATCCGTTCAGCCGAATCCTACAATCCCTCCCTCATCTGTGTCATCTCCACCTGCATTGCAGATACAATCGGTGATGATACGGCTGCTGTCTGCAGGGAGAGACGGGGGATTCCGGTTGTTCATATTCCAGGATCCGGGTTTCTTGGTGGCGGCTTCTCTGATGGCATACACAACGCCCTTATGCGTCTGATGGATCTCTCCTCTCCTGATATCTCCTCCCCGGATGACAGTATGATGATCGTCGGTGAGAAGAATCTTGAATATGAGGCGGAAGAGAACTATGCTGAGGTTTCCCGCCTCCTCTCTCTCCTCGAGATCGACTCCGGCCTCAGGTTCGTCAGGAGGATGCCTGCGAATGACTGTTCCCGGATCAGTTCAGCCCGTTATGCTATCCTGCGTGATCCCTCACTGTATCCGATAGGATCTGCACTATCTTCCCGCTTTGGAACGGGCATCATCTCTGGTTTTCCCATCGGGCTGGAAGGGAGTCTCCGGTTCCTTCGGCAGGCAGGTGAGGTCACCGGGATCGATTCATATGCCGCCATCCGGGATGAAGAAGGGATGCAGGAGGATCTTGTGGCGTCATTTTCTGATCTCAGAGGGATCCCGGTCTCGATTAATACTTCTCTGGCAGATCCCGGTGTGCTGGGGGCTGCCCGCACTGTCATGAACTCAATCGGGATGGTGGAGGAAGAACCGGGGATCCCCATCCCGCTCCCGTTTGATCCACCCGTTGGAACCACCGGTATCCGGCGGATGCTTCAAAGCTGGCGGAGGTGCATCTCGCGTGCCTGA
- the cfbC gene encoding Ni-sirohydrochlorin a,c-diamide reductive cyclase ATP-dependent reductase subunit, whose amino-acid sequence MRQIALYGKGGIGKSTTSANLSAAWADKGLDLLQIGCDPKHDSTRMLMNGRIIPTVLDVIREKQKDVTVQDIIFPGYRGVRCVEAGGPEPGIGCAGRGIIATFQLLEKLGALKGDLIVYDVLGDVVCGGFAMPMREGYAEEIYLVTSGELMSLYAANNIAKAIARLSANKRSSVRLGGVIGNGKNIPDEEDLVSEFAQRIGSRMITFIPRSPTVQQAELNKKTVVEYAPESSQAEVYRRSADIILQNTTFTIPTPLSMDDLESLAYRYLKE is encoded by the coding sequence ATGAGACAGATTGCCCTCTATGGGAAGGGCGGTATCGGGAAATCGACGACCTCGGCGAATCTCTCGGCTGCATGGGCGGATAAAGGGCTGGATCTCCTGCAGATTGGGTGTGATCCAAAACATGACAGCACCCGGATGCTGATGAACGGGCGTATCATCCCAACGGTCCTTGATGTGATACGCGAAAAGCAGAAGGACGTCACTGTCCAGGATATCATCTTTCCCGGATACAGGGGTGTCCGATGCGTCGAGGCCGGAGGGCCTGAGCCGGGAATCGGCTGTGCTGGCAGGGGGATTATTGCAACCTTCCAGCTCCTTGAGAAGCTCGGAGCACTGAAAGGGGATCTCATCGTCTATGATGTCCTTGGTGATGTTGTCTGCGGTGGATTTGCAATGCCGATGAGAGAGGGCTATGCAGAGGAGATATATCTTGTCACATCAGGCGAGCTGATGTCCCTCTATGCGGCAAATAATATCGCAAAGGCAATCGCCCGCCTCAGCGCCAATAAGCGGAGCAGTGTCCGTCTTGGCGGCGTGATCGGTAATGGCAAAAATATTCCCGATGAGGAGGATCTCGTCAGTGAATTTGCTCAACGTATCGGATCCCGGATGATTACGTTCATCCCGCGATCCCCGACGGTCCAGCAGGCCGAGCTGAACAAGAAGACTGTCGTCGAATATGCCCCGGAATCCTCTCAGGCAGAGGTGTACCGGCGCTCTGCTGATATCATTCTTCAAAATACGACATTCACTATTCCAACACCACTCTCGATGGATGATCTTGAATCACTCGCATACCGATATCTCAAGGAATGA